A part of Saimiri boliviensis isolate mSaiBol1 chromosome 11, mSaiBol1.pri, whole genome shotgun sequence genomic DNA contains:
- the ZNF362 gene encoding zinc finger protein 362 isoform X1: protein MSRSSPSGKGHSRMAEPRFNNPYFWPPPPTMPSQLDNLVLINKIKEQLMAEKIRPPHLPPTSASSQQPLLVPPAPAESSQAVMSLPKLQQVPGLHPQAVPQPDVALHARPATSTVTGLGLSTRTPAVSTSESSAGTGTGTSTPSTPTTTSQSRLIASSPTLISGITSPPLLDSIKTIQGHGLLGPPKSERGRKKIKAENPGGPPVLVVPYPILASGETAKEGKTYRCKVCPLTFFTKSEMQIHSKSHTEAKPHKCPHCSKSFANASYLAQHLRIHLGVKPYHCSYCDKSFRQLSHLQQHTRIHTGDRPYKCPHPGCEKAFTQLSNLQSHQRQHNKDKPYKCPNCYRAYSDSASLQIHLSAHAIKHAKAYCCSMCGRAYTSETYLMKHMSKHTVVEHLVSHHSPQRTESPGIPVRISLI, encoded by the exons atgagtagaagTTCACCAAGTGGGAAAGGACACTCTAG GATGGCCGAGCCTCGATTTAACAACCCCTACTTCtggccccctcctcccaccatgcccagccag CTGGATAACCTGGTCCTGATTAACAAAATCAAGGAGCAGCTGATGGCCGAGAAGATCAGACCGCCTCACCtgccgcccacctcggcctcgtcGCAACAGCCGCTGCTAGTGCCGCCAGCGCCCGCTGAGAGCAGCCAGGCCGTCATGTCGCTGCCCAAGCTGCAGCAGGTGCCGGGGCTGCATCCGCAGGCAGTGCCGCAGCCCGACGTGGCGCTGCACGCGCGGCCGGCCACCAGCACTGTCACAG GTCTGGGGCTGTCCACCCGGACCCCGGCTGTGAGCACTTCTGAGTCGAGCGCGGGCACGGGCACGGGTACCAGCACCCCGTCCACACCCACCACCACCAGCCAGAGCCGCCTCATCGCCTCGTCCCCCACCCTCATCTCAGGGATCACCAGCCCCCCTCTCCTGGACTCCATCAAGACAATCCAGGGCCATGGCCTGCTTGGCCCCCCCAAGTCCGAACGCGGCCGCAAAAAGATCAAGGCAGAGAACCCGGGGGGTCCGCCTGTCCTAGTAGTCCCTTACCCCATCCTGGCCTCGGGCGAGACTGCCAAGGAGGGCAAGACGTACAG GTGTAAGGTATGCCCGCTGACCTTTTTCACCAAGTCGGAGATGCAGATCCACTCCAAGTCGCACACAGAGGCCAAGCCCCACAAGTGCCCGCACTGTTCCAAGTCCTTTGCCAACGCCTCCTACCTGGCCCAGCACCTGCGTATCCACCTGGGTGTCAAGCCCTACCACTGCTCCTACTGTGATAAGTCCTTCCGGCAGCTCTCCCACCTCCAGCAGCACACCAG AATCCACACAGGCGACAGACCCTACAAGTGCCCACATCCTGGCTGCGAGAAGGCTTTCACTCAGCTCTCCAACCTGCAG TCTCACCAGCGCCAGCACAACAAGGACAAGCCCTACAAGTGTCCCAACTGCTACCGGGCCTACTCGGACTCCGCCTCCCTGCAGATCCACCTCTCGGCCCACGCCATCAAGCACGCCAAGGCCTACTGCTGCAGCATGTGCGGGCGGGCCTACACCTCG
- the ZNF362 gene encoding zinc finger protein 362 isoform X2: protein MAEPRFNNPYFWPPPPTMPSQLDNLVLINKIKEQLMAEKIRPPHLPPTSASSQQPLLVPPAPAESSQAVMSLPKLQQVPGLHPQAVPQPDVALHARPATSTVTGLGLSTRTPAVSTSESSAGTGTGTSTPSTPTTTSQSRLIASSPTLISGITSPPLLDSIKTIQGHGLLGPPKSERGRKKIKAENPGGPPVLVVPYPILASGETAKEGKTYRCKVCPLTFFTKSEMQIHSKSHTEAKPHKCPHCSKSFANASYLAQHLRIHLGVKPYHCSYCDKSFRQLSHLQQHTRIHTGDRPYKCPHPGCEKAFTQLSNLQSHQRQHNKDKPYKCPNCYRAYSDSASLQIHLSAHAIKHAKAYCCSMCGRAYTSETYLMKHMSKHTVVEHLVSHHSPQRTESPGIPVRISLI, encoded by the exons ATGGCCGAGCCTCGATTTAACAACCCCTACTTCtggccccctcctcccaccatgcccagccag CTGGATAACCTGGTCCTGATTAACAAAATCAAGGAGCAGCTGATGGCCGAGAAGATCAGACCGCCTCACCtgccgcccacctcggcctcgtcGCAACAGCCGCTGCTAGTGCCGCCAGCGCCCGCTGAGAGCAGCCAGGCCGTCATGTCGCTGCCCAAGCTGCAGCAGGTGCCGGGGCTGCATCCGCAGGCAGTGCCGCAGCCCGACGTGGCGCTGCACGCGCGGCCGGCCACCAGCACTGTCACAG GTCTGGGGCTGTCCACCCGGACCCCGGCTGTGAGCACTTCTGAGTCGAGCGCGGGCACGGGCACGGGTACCAGCACCCCGTCCACACCCACCACCACCAGCCAGAGCCGCCTCATCGCCTCGTCCCCCACCCTCATCTCAGGGATCACCAGCCCCCCTCTCCTGGACTCCATCAAGACAATCCAGGGCCATGGCCTGCTTGGCCCCCCCAAGTCCGAACGCGGCCGCAAAAAGATCAAGGCAGAGAACCCGGGGGGTCCGCCTGTCCTAGTAGTCCCTTACCCCATCCTGGCCTCGGGCGAGACTGCCAAGGAGGGCAAGACGTACAG GTGTAAGGTATGCCCGCTGACCTTTTTCACCAAGTCGGAGATGCAGATCCACTCCAAGTCGCACACAGAGGCCAAGCCCCACAAGTGCCCGCACTGTTCCAAGTCCTTTGCCAACGCCTCCTACCTGGCCCAGCACCTGCGTATCCACCTGGGTGTCAAGCCCTACCACTGCTCCTACTGTGATAAGTCCTTCCGGCAGCTCTCCCACCTCCAGCAGCACACCAG AATCCACACAGGCGACAGACCCTACAAGTGCCCACATCCTGGCTGCGAGAAGGCTTTCACTCAGCTCTCCAACCTGCAG TCTCACCAGCGCCAGCACAACAAGGACAAGCCCTACAAGTGTCCCAACTGCTACCGGGCCTACTCGGACTCCGCCTCCCTGCAGATCCACCTCTCGGCCCACGCCATCAAGCACGCCAAGGCCTACTGCTGCAGCATGTGCGGGCGGGCCTACACCTCG